One genomic segment of Microbacterium sp. ProA8 includes these proteins:
- the ligD gene encoding non-homologous end-joining DNA ligase encodes MASERITLTVPGPDGDREVGISNPRREIWPELGITKQELAEYLIAVQGPFLAANGDRPVSLERFPEGVGGERFYSKNPPKGAPAFVEAQTVTYNSGRRHPQIILTEIAAAVWAVQMNTIVFHPWASLTANTDNPVELRIDLDPQPGTDFADAAAVAPALRDVLAEAGLTAFLKTSGNRGIHVFCPIEPEWEFLEVRHAVIAAGRELERRMPDKVTMNWWKEERGERIFIDFNQANRDRTMAGAYSPRALPTATVSTPLTWDELEAGVDPAAFTVRTVPKRLAEIGDPWADLLAKPGRIDTLLEWWQRDLDDGLGELPFPPDFPKMPGEPPRVQPSRINPENWPKDEG; translated from the coding sequence GAAGTCGGAATCTCGAATCCTCGCCGCGAGATCTGGCCCGAACTGGGGATCACCAAACAAGAACTCGCCGAGTACCTCATCGCCGTGCAGGGGCCGTTCCTCGCCGCCAACGGCGACCGGCCGGTGTCTCTCGAACGCTTCCCGGAGGGCGTGGGGGGCGAGCGATTCTACTCCAAGAACCCGCCGAAGGGCGCTCCGGCGTTCGTCGAAGCGCAGACCGTCACGTACAACAGCGGGCGGCGGCATCCGCAGATCATCCTCACCGAGATCGCCGCGGCGGTGTGGGCCGTGCAGATGAACACCATCGTCTTCCACCCCTGGGCGTCGCTGACCGCGAACACCGACAACCCGGTCGAGCTGCGCATCGACCTGGATCCGCAGCCGGGAACCGATTTCGCGGATGCCGCAGCCGTCGCCCCCGCGCTGCGCGACGTGCTCGCCGAGGCGGGTCTGACGGCGTTCCTCAAGACGAGCGGCAACCGCGGCATCCACGTGTTCTGCCCCATCGAGCCGGAGTGGGAGTTCCTCGAGGTGCGCCACGCGGTCATCGCCGCTGGACGCGAGCTCGAGCGGCGGATGCCCGACAAGGTCACCATGAACTGGTGGAAGGAGGAGCGCGGCGAGCGCATCTTCATCGACTTCAACCAAGCCAATCGCGACCGCACGATGGCGGGCGCCTACAGTCCGCGGGCTCTGCCGACCGCGACCGTCTCCACCCCGCTCACCTGGGACGAGCTCGAGGCGGGCGTCGATCCCGCCGCGTTCACGGTGCGGACCGTGCCGAAGCGCCTCGCCGAGATCGGCGACCCGTGGGCCGACCTGCTGGCGAAGCCCGGGCGCATCGACACGCTGCTCGAGTGGTGGCAGCGCGACCTCGACGACGGCCTCGGTGAGCTGCCGTTCCCGCCGGACTTCCCGAAGATGCCGGGTGAGCCGCCCCGCGTGCAGCCGAGCCGCATCAACCCCGAGAACTGGCCGAAGGACGAGGGCTGA
- a CDS encoding serine hydrolase, translating into MAESHPRAPRRRAGVRRALAGAALGALLIATGCAVAPSASPSEVMDEELASVFDVVYGEETVRAVIIQQHGELVYERYVDSTAGDTWDVRGVTRIVTSTLVGIAIDRGLIRGVDATLGELLPAYAGSLTPETAAIPLKSVLTHTAGLPLRVGAAAGAAPDWIAAILAERTIRDPVGGRVLPSDAGAHILAAVITQATGMSLLQFAQQALFDPLGIDTDPLWEQRLASVADLPALVPSYDDAEIAWPADPQGINLGWSYLRLRPSDLLRIGELYLDEGAWGDTQVVSPTWAVEATSALVATRDIGTTSYGYQWWVDRPREVYYAQGDGGTALVVDRSRDAVAVVVSEVTADDPRGTMGLTPATAAGLAIALIRNLPDPSG; encoded by the coding sequence ATGGCCGAGTCCCACCCCCGCGCACCGCGACGCCGGGCCGGAGTGCGGCGCGCTCTCGCCGGCGCGGCGCTCGGCGCGCTGCTGATCGCGACGGGCTGCGCGGTGGCTCCCTCGGCGTCGCCCTCCGAGGTCATGGACGAGGAGCTGGCTTCGGTGTTCGACGTCGTCTACGGCGAGGAGACGGTCCGCGCGGTCATCATCCAGCAGCACGGCGAGCTCGTGTACGAGCGGTACGTCGACTCCACTGCCGGCGACACGTGGGACGTGCGCGGCGTCACCAGGATCGTGACGTCGACCCTGGTCGGCATCGCGATCGATCGCGGCCTCATCCGCGGGGTCGACGCGACGCTCGGCGAGCTGCTCCCTGCGTATGCCGGGAGCCTCACCCCCGAGACCGCCGCCATCCCGCTGAAGTCGGTGCTCACGCACACCGCGGGCCTTCCCCTCAGAGTCGGCGCGGCCGCCGGGGCCGCCCCGGACTGGATCGCCGCGATCCTCGCCGAGCGGACGATCCGCGATCCCGTGGGCGGCCGGGTGCTCCCGTCGGACGCCGGCGCCCACATCCTCGCCGCCGTGATCACCCAGGCGACCGGGATGTCGCTGCTGCAGTTCGCGCAGCAGGCGCTCTTCGATCCGCTGGGCATCGACACCGATCCGCTGTGGGAGCAGCGCCTGGCGTCCGTGGCCGATCTCCCGGCGCTCGTTCCCTCGTACGACGACGCCGAGATCGCGTGGCCGGCCGACCCCCAGGGCATCAACCTGGGCTGGTCGTATCTGCGGCTGCGCCCCTCGGATCTCCTCCGGATCGGTGAGCTGTACCTCGACGAAGGCGCCTGGGGCGACACGCAGGTGGTGTCTCCGACCTGGGCCGTGGAGGCGACCTCCGCCCTGGTCGCCACAAGAGACATCGGCACGACGAGCTACGGCTACCAGTGGTGGGTCGACCGGCCCCGCGAGGTCTACTACGCGCAGGGCGACGGCGGCACAGCACTGGTCGTCGACCGGTCGCGGGATGCCGTGGCCGTCGTCGTGTCGGAGGTCACCGCCGACGACCCGCGCGGCACGATGGGGCTCACACCGGCGACGGCGGCGGGTCTCGCGATCGCGCTGATCCGGAACCTGCCCGACCCCTCGGGGTGA
- a CDS encoding ATP-dependent DNA ligase: MPYEIPAPMLAKSVPDVPDAAKVPGGLSYEPKWDGFRALISWDGESVEIGSRGAKPLTRYFPELVEAFARVLPEPCLLDGEIVVPVDRDGRRRLDWESLSQRIHPAASRVNMLAEQTPAMFIAFDLLAVGDRDLQSEPFATRRETLVELLRDVPDPVHVTRTTDDPDLARRWLAEFEGAGLDGVVAKPLDQPYAPGKRTMFKIKHARTADVVALGYRIHKSGEGVGSLLVGLYGEDGTLYPVGGVAAWSNARRLELIDELAPLVQRDADGEALKGEGEKSRFQAGRADSSFVKLRPERVLEVRYDQLEGWRFRHTVQFERWRPDRDPTSCTYEQLEVVAAYDLADVLV; the protein is encoded by the coding sequence ATGCCGTACGAGATCCCTGCGCCGATGCTCGCGAAGTCCGTGCCCGATGTGCCCGACGCGGCGAAAGTGCCCGGCGGCCTGAGCTACGAGCCCAAGTGGGACGGCTTCCGCGCCCTGATCTCGTGGGACGGCGAGAGCGTCGAGATCGGCTCGCGGGGCGCGAAGCCCCTCACGCGCTACTTCCCCGAGCTGGTCGAGGCGTTCGCGCGGGTGCTTCCCGAACCCTGTCTGCTCGACGGCGAGATCGTCGTGCCGGTCGATCGTGACGGCCGACGCCGGCTCGACTGGGAGTCGCTGTCGCAGCGCATCCACCCCGCGGCATCCCGCGTGAACATGCTCGCCGAGCAGACGCCGGCGATGTTCATCGCCTTCGACCTGCTCGCCGTCGGCGACCGCGATCTGCAGAGCGAGCCGTTCGCCACGCGGCGCGAGACGCTCGTCGAGCTGCTGCGCGACGTGCCCGACCCCGTGCACGTCACCCGCACGACCGACGATCCCGACCTCGCGCGCCGCTGGCTCGCCGAGTTCGAGGGCGCCGGGCTCGACGGCGTCGTCGCGAAACCGCTCGACCAGCCGTATGCGCCCGGCAAGCGCACGATGTTCAAGATCAAGCACGCGCGTACGGCCGACGTCGTGGCCCTCGGCTACCGCATCCACAAGTCCGGCGAGGGTGTCGGCTCCCTGCTGGTGGGGCTGTACGGCGAAGACGGCACGCTCTACCCCGTCGGCGGCGTGGCCGCCTGGAGCAACGCGCGCCGTCTCGAGCTCATCGACGAGCTCGCCCCGCTCGTGCAGCGCGACGCCGACGGCGAGGCGCTGAAGGGCGAGGGCGAGAAGTCGCGCTTCCAGGCCGGCCGCGCCGACTCGTCGTTCGTGAAGCTGCGCCCCGAGCGCGTGCTCGAGGTGCGCTACGACCAGCTGGAAGGCTGGCGGTTCCGCCACACCGTGCAGTTCGAACGGTGGCGCCCCGACCGCGATCCGACGTCGTGCACGTACGAGCAGCTCGAGGTCGTCGCGGCCTACGACCTCGCCGACGTCCTGGTCTGA
- a CDS encoding AAA family ATPase, producing MPALPSSPRMVGRHNELAALLEAFDEAAGGRPRTVVVRGEAGVGKTRLVQEFLALVTTDHFGSGKPSVDAEDAASPVVAFGQCVDLGPIGAPFGPIRRVLRDLHEAVGTDALREAAGSAAAIASLAALVPGIADTAAEHDEPAGEFAEAIEVLLEELSRRRHVVVVLEDLQWADAATMALLKTLASTLRGRRLTIVATYRSDDIDRFHPLRPVLAELDRTRSVVRVEVMPLTPDEVAEQVDQLASGLDPRVVEALAQRSGGIPFLVEELVDLGDHALPDTLRELVLARYMRLGAEAQQVVRTMAAGGVHVDHDVLAAVATLDEPALDAAVREAIDTRVITADGAGYAFRHALTREAVEAEMLPSERVRVHRRYAEHLGEHRGDSLDDASAVAEHWLAARDLPAAFDATVTALHQSRTRFSPATSAKLAERLAELWGQVPDAEARAGTTLPALHLDAAQAWHDLGDPERSLRSANEGLAVCPDDPLMRAALMRQRYVQTFNLDHTGHPADLEEAVALLEGFDDRRARVLLSRVLTNMAIDEHGKDAAEHAARAIALAEEVGDDAALAVALTVEAWRLAGDEDQDAAALAPLQRAVALRLDPSMRAYVGNALTHMLVSAGRLDEAVVVGTQHYEDVVRAGIERGSGAAIAQSVAFALFATGHPENALHYARRARRLMSRADAASTLRLLSSHLAWDDRLSERDDLLATERGRIEESQRLFPDKAAWWVVERADAALNLHAREGTDAATAALAAAEHPKGSRTVARYAVLTAALLTHSPGHPGDPEVRARIERALAGWPDNELAGRVSRFIRAVLADGDGAPADDRVTAWRSLVDELTPGGMPTWHLQTARCRLAWALIDAGERDEAADLLGAIIAEAPALGVARAARWAAELAAQARLVPTGTASASASASETKAGIVASLTPRELQVLELIAEGLTNPQIGQRLFISPKTASVHVSAILAKIGAANRAEAAALYVATASAASSV from the coding sequence ATGCCCGCACTCCCCTCGAGCCCGCGCATGGTCGGCCGGCACAACGAGCTCGCCGCCCTGCTCGAGGCGTTCGACGAGGCTGCCGGGGGTCGCCCCCGCACCGTCGTGGTGCGCGGAGAGGCGGGTGTCGGCAAGACGCGGCTCGTGCAGGAGTTCCTCGCGCTCGTCACGACCGACCACTTCGGGTCGGGGAAGCCGTCCGTCGACGCAGAGGATGCGGCGAGCCCCGTCGTGGCCTTCGGGCAGTGCGTCGACCTGGGGCCGATCGGCGCACCGTTCGGGCCGATCCGACGCGTCCTGCGCGACCTGCACGAGGCCGTCGGCACCGACGCGCTGCGCGAGGCCGCCGGCTCGGCCGCAGCGATCGCGAGCCTCGCGGCGCTCGTGCCCGGCATCGCCGACACGGCCGCCGAGCACGACGAGCCGGCGGGCGAGTTCGCCGAGGCGATCGAAGTGCTGCTCGAGGAGCTGTCTCGGCGCCGCCATGTGGTCGTCGTGCTCGAAGACCTGCAGTGGGCGGATGCCGCCACCATGGCACTGCTGAAGACCCTGGCCAGCACGCTTCGAGGCCGGCGGCTGACGATCGTCGCCACCTATCGCTCCGACGACATCGACCGCTTCCATCCGCTGCGGCCCGTGCTCGCCGAACTCGACCGCACGCGGTCCGTCGTGCGCGTGGAGGTCATGCCGCTCACGCCCGACGAGGTCGCCGAGCAGGTCGACCAGCTGGCGAGCGGCCTGGACCCGCGCGTGGTCGAAGCGCTCGCGCAGCGCAGCGGCGGCATCCCCTTCCTGGTGGAAGAGCTGGTCGATCTCGGCGACCACGCCCTGCCCGACACGCTGCGGGAGCTCGTGCTCGCCCGCTACATGCGGCTCGGCGCAGAGGCCCAGCAGGTCGTGCGCACGATGGCCGCGGGCGGAGTGCACGTCGACCACGACGTGCTCGCGGCCGTGGCGACGCTCGACGAACCGGCGCTCGACGCCGCGGTGCGGGAGGCGATCGACACGCGCGTCATCACCGCCGACGGCGCCGGCTACGCGTTCCGCCACGCGCTCACGCGCGAGGCCGTCGAGGCCGAGATGCTGCCGAGCGAGCGGGTCCGAGTGCATCGCCGCTATGCCGAGCACCTGGGCGAGCACCGCGGCGACTCTCTCGACGACGCCTCCGCCGTCGCCGAGCACTGGCTCGCCGCCCGAGACCTGCCGGCGGCCTTCGATGCGACGGTCACCGCACTCCATCAGTCCCGCACGCGGTTCTCACCCGCCACCTCAGCGAAGCTGGCGGAGCGTCTCGCCGAGCTCTGGGGACAGGTTCCCGACGCCGAGGCCCGCGCGGGCACGACCCTGCCGGCGCTGCACCTCGATGCGGCGCAGGCATGGCACGACCTCGGCGACCCCGAGCGCTCCCTGCGGTCGGCCAACGAGGGTCTCGCCGTCTGCCCGGACGATCCGCTCATGCGCGCGGCGCTGATGCGGCAGCGGTACGTCCAGACCTTCAACCTCGATCACACCGGCCACCCCGCCGACCTCGAGGAGGCCGTCGCGCTGCTGGAGGGCTTCGACGACCGCCGCGCCCGGGTGCTGCTATCCCGCGTGCTCACGAACATGGCGATCGACGAGCACGGGAAAGATGCCGCCGAGCACGCCGCCCGCGCCATCGCCCTCGCCGAAGAGGTGGGCGACGACGCCGCCCTGGCCGTCGCGCTGACCGTGGAAGCGTGGCGGCTCGCCGGCGACGAGGATCAGGATGCGGCGGCGCTGGCGCCCCTGCAGCGCGCCGTCGCTCTGCGACTGGACCCGTCGATGCGCGCGTACGTGGGCAATGCGCTCACCCACATGCTGGTGTCGGCCGGGCGCCTCGACGAGGCCGTGGTGGTCGGCACCCAGCACTACGAGGACGTCGTCCGCGCCGGCATCGAGCGGGGCTCGGGAGCGGCGATCGCCCAATCGGTCGCGTTCGCCCTGTTCGCCACCGGGCATCCCGAGAACGCGCTCCATTACGCGCGACGCGCGCGACGGCTGATGAGCCGCGCCGATGCCGCCTCGACGCTGCGCCTGCTCTCGTCGCACTTGGCGTGGGACGACCGCCTGAGCGAACGCGATGACCTGCTCGCGACCGAGCGCGGCCGCATCGAGGAGTCGCAGCGCCTGTTTCCCGACAAGGCCGCCTGGTGGGTGGTCGAGCGGGCAGACGCCGCCCTGAACCTTCACGCGCGCGAGGGTACGGATGCCGCCACCGCCGCGCTGGCTGCCGCCGAACATCCGAAGGGCAGCCGCACGGTGGCTCGCTATGCCGTGCTGACGGCGGCGCTGCTGACGCACTCCCCCGGCCACCCTGGCGACCCCGAGGTGCGGGCGCGCATCGAGCGAGCCCTCGCCGGCTGGCCCGACAACGAGCTCGCGGGGCGCGTGTCGAGATTCATCCGTGCCGTGCTCGCGGACGGCGACGGCGCCCCGGCCGACGACCGCGTGACGGCCTGGCGCTCGCTCGTGGACGAGCTGACTCCCGGCGGCATGCCGACGTGGCACCTGCAGACGGCGCGCTGCCGCCTGGCCTGGGCGCTCATCGACGCGGGCGAGCGCGACGAAGCCGCAGACCTGCTCGGCGCGATCATCGCCGAGGCGCCGGCGCTGGGTGTCGCGCGCGCCGCGCGCTGGGCCGCGGAGCTCGCGGCGCAGGCCCGCCTCGTTCCGACAGGCACCGCCTCCGCCTCCGCCTCCGCCTCCGAGACGAAGGCCGGGATCGTGGCGTCGCTGACCCCACGGGAGCTTCAGGTGCTCGAGCTGATCGCCGAGGGGCTCACCAACCCGCAGATCGGGCAGCGGCTGTTCATCAGCCCGAAGACCGCGTCGGTGCACGTGTCGGCGATCCTGGCGAAGATCGGCGCCGCCAACCGCGCCGAGGCCGCCGCGCTGTACGTCGCGACGGCGTCGGCCGCCTCCTCGGTCTGA
- a CDS encoding AI-2E family transporter yields MGLFRNDPQRVVVDTHDVEPRATRAPWSLWADGFGKLGIRAIQIIVVVTVAAAIFFAIQSLTLVTIPLVIALILACAFNPVMSWMRRRGIPSILATLITLLAIVVILGLLSWLIVWAVRDQWDDLYAQAEDGFQRLLAWMQTLPFDFVQPDQLDEWVKTLTDFVTSAQFGSGALAGVGAVANFVTGLVLMVTILFFFLKDGPQMWEFLLRPFRGTNYLRARRIGDKTTTVLGSYVRGTATVAAVDAIGILIGLLILQVPLAIPLSVLVFLLAFIPIVGATVAGIVAALVALVANGPLNALLVVGVVVLVNQLEGNFLQPVLMGRSMKLHAFVILVALTVGTVLGGIVGAVLAVPITAAAWGVIQVWDGPDLPARWARPKRPVAG; encoded by the coding sequence ATGGGACTGTTCCGAAACGACCCTCAGCGCGTCGTCGTCGACACGCACGACGTCGAGCCGCGGGCGACCCGCGCGCCGTGGAGCCTGTGGGCCGACGGCTTCGGCAAGCTCGGCATCCGTGCGATCCAGATCATCGTGGTGGTCACGGTGGCCGCGGCCATCTTCTTCGCGATCCAGTCGCTCACCCTCGTCACGATCCCGCTCGTGATCGCGCTGATCCTGGCGTGCGCGTTCAACCCGGTGATGAGCTGGATGCGGCGGCGCGGCATCCCGTCGATCCTCGCGACGCTGATCACGCTGCTCGCCATCGTGGTGATCCTGGGCCTCCTGAGCTGGCTCATCGTGTGGGCGGTGCGCGACCAGTGGGACGACCTGTACGCGCAAGCCGAAGACGGCTTCCAGCGTCTGCTCGCCTGGATGCAGACGCTGCCGTTCGACTTCGTGCAGCCGGATCAGCTCGATGAGTGGGTGAAGACGCTCACCGACTTCGTCACGAGCGCGCAGTTCGGCTCCGGCGCGCTTGCCGGCGTCGGCGCGGTCGCGAACTTCGTGACCGGGCTCGTGCTCATGGTGACGATCCTGTTCTTCTTCCTCAAGGACGGTCCCCAGATGTGGGAGTTCCTGCTGCGGCCGTTCCGCGGGACGAACTACCTGCGCGCGCGCCGCATCGGCGACAAGACCACGACGGTGCTGGGCTCGTACGTGCGCGGCACGGCGACCGTCGCAGCCGTCGATGCCATCGGCATCCTGATCGGTCTGCTGATCCTTCAGGTTCCGCTGGCGATCCCGCTCTCGGTGCTCGTCTTCCTGCTCGCCTTCATCCCGATCGTGGGCGCGACGGTGGCCGGCATCGTGGCGGCGCTCGTCGCACTCGTTGCGAACGGGCCCCTCAACGCCCTCCTGGTCGTCGGGGTGGTCGTGCTCGTCAACCAGCTCGAGGGCAACTTCCTGCAGCCCGTGCTCATGGGCCGGTCGATGAAGCTGCACGCGTTCGTCATCCTGGTCGCCCTGACCGTAGGCACGGTCCTCGGCGGCATCGTCGGCGCTGTGCTCGCCGTGCCCATCACCGCCGCGGCCTGGGGCGTCATCCAGGTCTGGGACGGCCCCGACCTCCCCGCACGCTGGGCGCGGCCGAAACGTCCCGTCGCGGGCTGA
- a CDS encoding acyl-CoA dehydrogenase family protein translates to MADFQPRPGQSVEGYDVTARRGTDYYAVFADIPAADREAWERAESYIDEVGTRMLDAWDTAEYPLDLAMRMGELDLFTDGIAHPALTRLSPLAAGLVNMEISRGDGSLGTVLAVQGGLALRTLALFGSDEQQARWLVPVARGEVPASFALTEPDHGSDSVSLETVARKDGDSWVIDGAKKWIGNGASGGITFVWARVEAEDEFHGAVRCFLVEQDTPGYTGTVIQGKASLRGIHQAHIALDGVRVPLDAVLPGTRSFKDASTVLYSTRSGVAWSALGHATACYEAALAYSQQRIQFGRPLAKFQMVQERLANMLEELTAMQLYCRWMADLEERGELRPTQASLAKYHNTRAARRIASTARDMLGGNGILLENGVMQHLADIEAIHTYEGTESVQALLIGRDITGMSAFA, encoded by the coding sequence ATGGCCGACTTCCAGCCCCGCCCCGGTCAGAGCGTCGAAGGCTACGACGTCACCGCCCGCCGCGGCACCGACTACTACGCCGTGTTCGCCGACATCCCGGCCGCCGATCGCGAGGCGTGGGAACGCGCCGAGTCCTACATCGACGAGGTCGGCACGCGCATGCTCGACGCCTGGGACACCGCCGAATACCCGCTCGATCTCGCCATGCGCATGGGCGAGCTCGACCTCTTCACCGACGGCATCGCGCACCCGGCTCTGACCCGGCTCTCCCCTCTCGCGGCGGGTCTGGTGAACATGGAGATCTCGCGCGGCGACGGCTCGCTCGGCACCGTCCTCGCGGTCCAGGGCGGGCTCGCCCTGCGCACGCTCGCCCTCTTCGGCAGCGACGAGCAGCAGGCGCGCTGGCTCGTGCCGGTCGCGCGCGGCGAGGTTCCGGCATCCTTCGCCCTCACCGAGCCCGACCACGGATCCGACTCGGTGTCCCTCGAGACCGTCGCCCGCAAGGACGGCGACTCCTGGGTGATCGACGGCGCCAAGAAGTGGATCGGCAACGGCGCCTCAGGCGGCATCACGTTCGTGTGGGCGCGCGTCGAAGCCGAAGACGAGTTCCACGGCGCCGTCCGCTGCTTCCTCGTCGAGCAGGACACGCCGGGGTACACCGGCACCGTGATCCAGGGCAAGGCGTCGCTGCGCGGCATCCACCAGGCGCACATCGCCCTCGACGGCGTGCGGGTGCCCCTCGACGCCGTGCTCCCCGGCACGAGGAGCTTCAAGGATGCCTCGACCGTGCTCTACTCCACCCGCTCAGGCGTCGCGTGGTCGGCGCTCGGCCACGCCACCGCCTGCTACGAGGCGGCACTCGCCTACTCGCAGCAGCGGATCCAGTTCGGACGGCCCCTCGCCAAGTTCCAGATGGTGCAGGAGCGCCTGGCGAACATGCTCGAGGAGCTCACCGCGATGCAGCTGTACTGCCGCTGGATGGCCGATCTCGAGGAGCGGGGCGAACTGCGTCCGACGCAGGCCTCGCTGGCGAAGTACCACAACACCCGCGCCGCCCGACGGATCGCCTCGACCGCGCGCGACATGCTCGGCGGCAACGGCATCCTGCTCGAGAACGGCGTCATGCAGCACCTGGCCGACATCGAGGCGATCCACACCTACGAGGGCACGGAGAGCGTGCAGGCGCTGCTCATCGGCCGCGACATCACCGGCATGAGCGCGTTCGCCTAG
- a CDS encoding SDR family oxidoreductase → MTHDHARRFEGTVSLVTGSSRGIGFAIARRLVDEGGSVVLTGRKQDSLDSAVAELGDAATAVAGRADDADHRAAVFAHIGERHGRLDHLVNNTGINPVYGPIVDVDAAAARKILEVNVVSALDWTRAALAAGLSRSVVNIASVAGLGASPGIAFYGISKAALINLTAQLAYELAPGIRVNAVAPAVIKTAFARALYEGHEAQASAAYPLARLGEPADVAGPVAFLLSDDAAWITGQTLPIDGGAGIRPLT, encoded by the coding sequence ATGACCCACGACCACGCCCGCCGTTTCGAGGGCACGGTGTCGCTCGTCACCGGTTCGAGCCGCGGCATCGGCTTCGCGATCGCACGACGCCTGGTCGACGAGGGCGGATCGGTCGTCCTCACCGGCCGCAAGCAGGACTCCCTCGATTCCGCCGTCGCCGAACTCGGCGACGCTGCGACCGCCGTCGCGGGCCGCGCCGACGATGCCGACCACCGTGCCGCCGTCTTCGCGCACATCGGCGAGCGCCACGGCCGGCTCGACCACCTGGTCAACAACACCGGCATCAACCCGGTCTACGGCCCGATCGTCGACGTCGACGCCGCGGCGGCGCGCAAGATCCTCGAGGTCAACGTGGTCTCGGCGCTGGACTGGACGCGTGCCGCGCTCGCCGCCGGCCTCTCCCGCTCGGTCGTCAACATCGCCTCGGTCGCCGGCCTCGGCGCGAGTCCCGGTATCGCGTTCTACGGCATCTCGAAGGCCGCCCTCATCAACCTCACGGCGCAGCTCGCGTACGAGTTGGCGCCCGGCATCCGCGTGAACGCGGTCGCGCCGGCCGTCATCAAGACGGCGTTCGCCCGGGCGCTCTACGAGGGGCACGAGGCCCAGGCGTCCGCCGCGTATCCGCTCGCGCGTCTGGGCGAGCCGGCAGACGTGGCCGGTCCGGTCGCGTTCCTGCTGTCGGACGACGCCGCGTGGATCACCGGCCAGACGCTGCCGATCGACGGCGGCGCCGGCATCCGTCCCCTCACGTGA
- a CDS encoding TetR/AcrR family transcriptional regulator encodes MKDSHVADDVTRAAVELFARQGYANTSVQQIVEAAGVTKGAMYHYFESKDDLLFGIYERLLTLQKAHLDDIIGRGGTVDEVLRAVCVDVLETSIDSMEEGAVFFRSLNMLSAPRRQEVTRRRRAYHDEFAELISRGQAEGLYRTDIPLAMLVAHFFSDVHYLSHWYSPEGPEDKTLVAEQLTDLFLTSLRRTDAAP; translated from the coding sequence ATGAAGGATTCCCACGTCGCCGACGACGTCACCCGCGCCGCCGTCGAGCTGTTCGCCCGCCAGGGCTACGCCAACACGAGCGTGCAGCAGATCGTCGAGGCCGCCGGCGTCACCAAGGGCGCGATGTACCACTACTTCGAGTCGAAGGACGACCTGCTCTTCGGCATCTACGAGCGGCTGCTGACGCTGCAGAAGGCGCATCTCGACGACATCATCGGCCGGGGCGGCACCGTCGACGAGGTGCTGCGCGCCGTCTGCGTGGACGTGCTCGAGACCTCGATCGACTCGATGGAGGAGGGGGCGGTGTTCTTCCGCAGCCTCAACATGCTGTCGGCACCCCGCCGGCAGGAGGTCACGCGCCGCCGCCGCGCCTACCACGACGAGTTCGCCGAGCTCATCTCGCGTGGGCAGGCCGAGGGCCTGTACCGCACCGACATCCCGCTCGCGATGCTGGTCGCCCACTTCTTCAGCGACGTGCACTACCTGTCGCACTGGTACTCGCCCGAAGGGCCCGAAGACAAGACGCTCGTCGCCGAGCAGCTGACCGACCTGTTCCTGACCAGTCTGAGGAGAACGGATGCCGCACCCTGA